Proteins co-encoded in one Aspergillus flavus chromosome 2, complete sequence genomic window:
- a CDS encoding transcriptional activator spt7, whose product MSLGHHHAWLPPGHLRPPDDHHDSRSINGYSKSFSGPRTPQMRASVDADGSHAGNLISEADMAAEEDPRIAIFRDLYRRSEAKINNLFAGQEIAEDLVGAAVADADEPDTKNERADEPAPPPVPAKKPARKLDDDDYDDYDDDDDGDAPSPPKPKPLTPSQESSAPPPLSRYTSGTTSAGGDVSKETKKESLEDIRKKLEEDKKATEEAAKRSFHTIFYTLENDRDAMLDQQRLEESERQVEAEMSSQANAGNNATSASNGYGSLSNANLGASSLTLKNLIARIDMKRTMVQASDAELRSLMSEVRKNRSKWASEDKIGQEELYEAAEKVLSELKAMTEHSSAFLTRVNKRDAPDYYTIIKHPMDLGTMTKKLKALQYKSKQEFVDDINLIWSNCFKYNTNPEHFLRKHALYMKKETEKLVPLIPEIVIRDRAEVEAEERRLQLAELDGAEESDDEPIMSSRGRKAPGKSSKKGAAPARNTPSGSEPPAGASSQPSAPARADSDVPADATQNGFATPPPGTQTPSDPAGAAAGVSGSHGDSMEIDGLAPSTLALSALSAPGAEAEDPEYKVWKQVTKKDRALIAAERHRLFKGDKLNSDEPALLRTKAGMRRWLRNQKQVNAEGDKSNESSAQAMEPGPAGGSLAEGIEVEEDKVIPDYYDVMSGVPDLPGQLLWREDSDGNIVDASEEFLRILPKGTFTQPESKLSRKMDANMRQMQETRKICSKIGIVKQMQLQSQMYQNQFQKYQPEPFVEHDVPPHVMNDEGPVVSPWVCKAALQRSVAKIFYHTGFEEYQPSALDAVTDIASDFFQKIGETFKSYIEAPKVPTSDPTDIVSSSNQWKKAYTEPEIVLHTLNSVGIGVEDIESYIKDDVERLGTKLATVHDRLRSLLSELLRPALADGGEDGSSAFADGSEQFVGGDFAEDIDEDFFGFKELGLDKEFGLATLSVPLHLLQNRMYNAAQSQNTSSTQTVTLFPPPPPYPRITSETLPSQIGLVQAFFGAKLQASNNEGLVEDLELPPKQRPMAAKPRLPASGKILPPSAPAGPTSSPQKRPLPPTAPSQQPNAIKPGPSEPSKKKVKKNSGVALEIPGSIADGDEAAANLDGTKTTDDPTSTNMDSKDSAAEVSGGPVTKDTAMPDVTAAGEGAGSIGDATGDPNKSNDSTAPLTNGTAGVTS is encoded by the exons ATGTCGCTCGGACACCACCACGCCTGGTTGCCACCAGGACATCTTCGGCCTCCCGATGATCATCACGATTCGCGGTCAATCAATGGCTACTCGAAATCATTTTCCGGCCCCAGGACGCCCCAAATGCGCGCCTCGGTCGACGCTGATGGGTCTCACGCGGGTAATCTGATATCGGAGGCTGATATGGCAGCCGAGGAAGACCCACGCATTGCCATATTTCGCGATCTATACAGACGCAGTGAGGCGAAAATAAATAACTTATTTGCTGGACAGGAAATTGCGGAGGACCTCGTCGGCGCCGCCGTCGCGGACGCTGATGAGCCCGACACCAAGAATGAGCGCGCTGACGAACCTGCACCTCCTCCGGTACCCGCTAAGAAACCCGCGAGGaagctggatgatgatgactacGATGACtatgacgatgacgatgatggagatgctccatcaccaccaaagcCCAAACCTCTCACCCCTTCCCAGGAATCTAGTGCTCCTCCTCCCTTAAGTCGCTATACGAGCGGTACGACATCAGCAGGCGGTGATGTTTcgaaagaaacgaagaaagaGTCGTTAGAAGATATTcggaagaagttggaggaagacaagaaggcAACCGAGGAAGCTGCGAAGAGAAGCTTCCATACCATCTTCTATACACTAGAAAATGACCGAGATGCTATGCTGGATCAACAACGCCTAGAAGAGTCTGAACGGCAAGTTGAAGCTGAAATGTCAAGCCAAGCCAATGCTGGTAACAATGCGACTTCAGCTTCAAACGGTTACGGCTCGCTGAGCAACGCTAACCTTGGCGCGTCGAGTCTAACGTTGAAGAATCTTATCGCGAGAATCGACATGAAGCGGACAATGGTGCAAGCCTCTGATGCAGAGCTTCGGAGCTTGATGAGCGAGGTTCGGAAGAATCGCAGCAAATGGGCCAGTGAGGATAAAATTGGCCAGGAAGAGCTATACGAAGCTGCGGAGAAAGTCCTCAGCGAACTCAAAGCCATGACGGAGCATTCGAGTGCCTTTCTGACTCGTGTGAATAAACGTGATGCGCCGGATTATTACACAA TCATCAAGCATCCCATGGACCTGGGAACAATGACTAAGAAGCTGAAAGCGCTGCAATATAAGTCAAAGCAGGAGTTTGTTGATGACATCAACCTGATCTGGTCCAACTGTTTCAAATATAACACAAATCCGGAACATTTTCTGCGCAAGCATGCCTTGTACATGAAAAAGGAGACGGAGAAGCTTGTTCCTCTTATTCCAGAGATTGTAATCAGAGATCGTGCTGAAGTTGAAGCAGAGGAGCGTAGACTTCAGCTCGCGGAGCTTGACGGTGCAGAAGAGAGTGACGATGAGCCTATCATGTCGTCCAGAGGTAGGAAAGCTCCTGGTAAATCATCCAAGAAAGGTGCTGCTCCAGCTCGAAATACTCCTAGTGGATCTGAGCCTCCTGCAGGTGCATCTTCGCAGCCATCAGCACCTGCACGCGCGGACTCCGATGTTCCTGCCGATGCCACCCAAAACGGTTTCGCGACACCACCACCCGGGACACAGACTCCTTCAGACCCTGCTGGTGCCGCGGCTGGCGTCTCTGGGAGCCATGGTGATTCTATGGAAATTGATGGATTGGCGCCATCGACTCTTGCACTTAGTGCTTTATCAGCGCCGGGCGCGGAAGCTGAGGATCCTGAGTACAAGGTGTGGAAGCAAGTCACGAAAAAAGACAGGGCTCTTATTGCTGCAGAAAGGCATCGCTTGTTCAAAGGCGACAAGCTAAACTCGGACGAACCGGCTTTACTGCGCACCAAAGCTGGTATGCGAAGGTGGCTGAGGAATCAAAAACAGGTTAATGCGGAAGGTGATAAGTCCAACGAGTCAAGTGCTCAAGCCATGGAGCCTGGTCCGGCTGGTGGATCTCTTGCCGAAGGTATTGAGGTCGAAGAGGATAAAGTGATCCCTGATTATTACGATGTTATGTCAGGCGTTCCTGATCTGCCTGGACAACTGCTCTGGAGGGAAGACTCTGATGGCAACATCGTGGATGCTTCCGAGGAGTTTCTAAGGATCCTACCAAAAGGAACATTCACCCAGCCCGAAAGCAAACTTTCCCGTAAGATGGATGCGAATATGCGGCAAATGCAAGAGACTCGAAAGATTTGCTCCAAAATTGGCATTGTCAAGCAGATGCAGTTGCAATCTCAG ATGTACCAGAACCAGTTCCAGAAATATCAGCCGGAACCATTTGTCGAGCACGATGTTCCGCCTCATGTAATGAATGATGAAGGGCCTGTCGTGTCTCCATGGGTTTGCAAGGCAGCTTTGCAGCGCTCCGTTGCAAAGATTTTCTATCATACTGGATTTGAGGAGTACCAGCCGTCAGCTCTTGACGCTGTCACTGATATCGCTTCTGATTTCTTTCAGAAGATAGGGGAAACCTTCAAGTCTTATATTGAGGCACCCAAAGTTCCTACCAGCGATCCAACGGACATTGTGTCTTCAAGCAATCAGTGGAAAAAGGCATACACCGAACCGGAAATTGTGCTTCACACACTGAACTCTGTCGGCATTGGtgttgaggatattgagTCTTATATCAAAGACGACGTTGAAAGACTTGGGACGAAGCTAGCGACCGTCCATGACCGTTTGAGGTCTTTGCTTTCTGAGCTTCTGCGGCCTGCCCTTGCCGATGGAGGTGAAGATGGTTCCAGTGCGTTTGCAGATGGTAGTGAACAGTTCGTTGGCGGTGACTTCGCTGAGGACATTGACGAAGATTTCTTCGGGTTCAAGGAGCTTGGTCTGGATAAGGAATTTGGCTTGGCTACTCTTAGCGTCCCGCTTCACCTCCTCCAGAATAGGATGTACAACGCTGCTCAGTCCCAGAATACAAG TTCTACCCAAACCGTAACCCTCTTTCCGCCCCCCCCTCCGTACCCACGGATCACATCGGAGACGTTACCATCGCAAATTGGATTGGTCCAAGCATTTTTCGGTGCCAAGTTACAAGCGAGCAATAACGAGGGCCTGGTTGAGGATCTTGAACTACCACCGAAACAAAGGCCAATGGCTGCTAAACCTCGTCTTCCAGCCTCTGGCAAGATCCTGCCACCTTCTGCCCCGGCCGGGCCGACTTCCAGCCCCCAAAAGCGGCCACTCCCTCCGACAGCTCCTAGTCAGCAACCAAACGCTATCAAGCCTGGGCCGTCAGAAcccagcaagaagaaggtcaagaagaACAGTGGCGTGGCTCTGGAAATCCCTGGATCAATTGCCGACGGGGACGAAGCTGCAGCGAACCTGGATGGCACTAAGACTACCGATGACCCAACATCGACAAATATGGATTCCAAGGACTCTGCTGCCGAGGTCTCGGGGGGGCCCGTGACCAAGGATACTGCCATGCCAGACGTTACCGCTGCTGGTGAAGGCGCTGGTTCTATTGGTGATGCCACCGGCGATCCAAATAAAAGTAACGACAGCACGGCTCCTTTGACAAACGGTACAGCGGGCGTTACATCATGA
- a CDS encoding putative eukaryotic translation initiation factor eIF-2C4 (unnamed protein product), whose product MNNYSNGLNIIVDLDAEQGRTGGRTPNAFRLVVRPTKTVNLAVLNAWLQGRAAFGESVLEALNFLDHVIREWPSGRFLAIRRSFFDENGEHKDLGNGVLAFKGVYEAIRPAINRGLIVNVDVSNTCFWARTSFLGAAMAVLDCRDHQHLMHELRPVPDGHGGMTESTAFYEVHRRLKKLVVQAHYRGCPCTNVNFTVKGLINAGASKYIIELKDKATGVIEKITVEQYFKRKYNLSLTYPDLPMVEMTKKGIVYPMEYLTIHGLHKYPWKLNEYQTSQMIKYAAARPADRLNSIHKSKKMLDHSKDPVLQTFGLQIDENMIRTKARLLPNPDIQFGGNQRHNPGTNGRWDLRGKKFYQPNKQPLSCWGVGFIPGKRNVINRTQVEHFVDGFMKTYAGHGGNITQRPLIAELTEDTGEAIKRLFNSTGNKFQKEPQLLLIIVPDKNSFTYLRIKKSCDCRWGVPSQVLQSAHVAKANPQYISNVLMKVNAKLGGTTARIIPKVNDASLKPMTMIIGADVTHPTIGVWSPSMAAVSVCMDTFGGRYWGACETNGDRVEVIARANMEHMLTPLVREWMSTVGQGRAPENVYYFRDGVSEGEREKILKQEVLDIKSIFMKLTQDTWKGKFTVVIANKRHHIRAFPRPTDRNAADKNGNPLPGLLIEKDVTSPHDWDFFLYSHIALQGTSRPVHYHVILDQIGHKAHQLENMIYDHCYQYIRSTTSVSLFPAVYYAHLIAARARHHEDVPASSGPRSGREVPMTNPKPKDKPVDPRLLPIHGTPNRLPFAVWYI is encoded by the exons ATGAACAACTACTCGAACGGGCTGAATATCATTGTGGACCTTGACGCCGAGCAAGGCCGCACCGGCGGTCGAACCCCCAATGCGTTCCGTCTGGTTGTGCGACCTACTAAAACGGTCAATCTCGCTGTCTTGAATGCCTGGCTTCAGGGACGTGCTGCCTTCGGGGAATCTGTTTTGGAGGCTCTAA ATTTCCTTGACCATGTCATTCGCGAATGGCCCAGCGGGAGGTTTTTGGCAATCCGCCGTTCCTTCTTCGACGAAAATGGAGAGCACAAGGACTTGGGCAATGGTGTGTTGGCCTTCAAGGGCGTCTATGAGGCTATCAGACCTGCTATT AATCGTGGACTCATTGTCAACGTGGACGTGTCAAATACTTGTTTCTGGGCTCGCACTTCATTTTTGGGTGCTGCTATGGCCGTCTTGGACTGTCGTGACCACCAGCATCTCATGCATGAGCTTAGACCTGTTCCAGACGGTCACGGCGGCATGACCGAATCGACCGCGTTTTACGAAGTGCACCGTCGGCTGAAAAAGCTAGTCGTCCAAGCACATTACCGGGGCTGCCCTTGCACGAATGTGAATTTTACCGTTAAGGGCCTCATCAATGCCGGTGCGAGCAAGTACATCATCGAGTTGAAGGACAAAGCGACTGGTGTAATCGAGAAGATCACCGTTGAGCAGTATTTCAAGAGGAAATACAACCTTTCACTAACTTACCCGGATCTTCCTATGGTTGAAATGACTAAGAAAGGCATTGTCTACCCCATGGAGTACTTGACTATCCATGGTCTGCACAAATATCCTTGGAAACTCAACGAGTACCAGACCTCGCAGATGATCAAATATGCTGCCGCACGCCCAGCTGATCGCCTCAATTCAATCCACAAGTCCAAGAAAATGCTAGACCATTCTAAGGACCCGGTTCTACAGACTTTTGGGCTCCAGATTGACGAGAACATGATCCGTACCAAGGCTCGATTGCTTCCAAACCCTGATATCCAATTTGGTGGCAATCAACGCCACAACCCAGGAACCAACGGCCGCTGGGATCTTCGTGGAAAGAAGTTCTACCAGCCAAACAAGCAGCCTCTCAGCTGCTGGGGTGTGGGATTTATCCCAGGCAAACGCAATGTCATCAACAGGACCCAAGTGGAGCACTTCGTTGACGGGTTCATGAAGACCTATGCTGGGCATGGAGGCAACATTACCCAACGTCCCTTGATTGCTGAATTGACAGAGGACACTGGCGAGGCCATAAAGAGACTCTTTAACTCAACCGGCAACAAATTTCAAAAGGAGCCCCAACTCCTGTTGATCATTGTCCCCGACAAGAACTCGTTCACATACCTCCGGATCAAGAAGTCTTGTGACTGTCGTTGGGGTGTGCCTTCCCAAGTCTTGCAGTCTGCCCACGTGGCTAAGGCGAACCCGCAGTATATCTCAAACGTTTTGATGAAAGTCAACGCAAAGCTGGGAGGTACCACTGCTCGTATCATACCAAAAGTCAATGATGCCAGCCTCAAACCAATGACAATGATCATTGGAGCGGATGTCACGCATCCAACGATAGGTGTTTGGTCGCCTTCGATGGCCGCTGTCTCCGTCTGCATGGATACCTTTGGTGGACGCTACTGGGGTGCCTGTGAGACCAATGGTGACCGAGTTGAGGTTATCGCTCGTGCAAATATGGAGCATATGCTTACCCCACTGGTGCGAGAGTGGATGTCTACAGTTGGTCAAGGACGCGCCCCCGAAAACGTTTATTACTTCCGCGATGGCGTCTCagagggggagagagagaagattCTCAAACAGGAAGTTTTAGACATAAAGTCTATCTTTATGAAGTTGACCCAAGATACATGGAAGGGAAAGTTTACCGTCGTAATCGCAAACAAGCGGCACCATATCCGCGCATTTCCTAGGCCGACTGATCGCAATGCGGCCGACAAGAATGGCAATCCCCTTCCAGGACTTCTCATTGAGAAGGACGTTACTAGCCCGCATGACTGggacttcttcctctactcCCACATTGCACTTCAAGGAACCTCGCGACCCGTCCATTACCATGTTATTTTGGACCAGATTGGACACAAGGCACATCAGCTGGAGAACATGATCTATGATCATTGTTATCAGTACATACGGTCCACTACTTCGGTTTCATTGT TCCCCGCAGTTTACTATGCACACCTTATTGCGGCCCGCGCTCGCCATCATGAGGATGTGCCTGCCAGTTCTGGTCCGCGGAGCGGACGCGAAGTTCCAATGACAAACCCTAAGCCCAAGGATAAGCCAGTCGACCCGAGACTCTTGCCAATCCATGGTACTCCAAATAGACTGCCCTTCGCAGTTTGGTACATCTAG
- a CDS encoding mRNA 3'-end-processing protein rna14 (unnamed protein product), whose product MAEDDAEKAFFQAQAMNADSVDYKAVEDQGASSDSDDYDPSKTLQDQYSASILDSKQSEIAPSSASPSDPNPPTQSIPPETDPSQPADSAYPSQTPSRADSQASVSAPASGTSVPLKTRTIGGFVVEDEDEDDAGDADYEPPAVLGVEDMNTISMNVPQQPISGNANEDTPTPDVSMDGAVQASADAKNFPNSSYTPASAAASKSDTPALLSQDMYNSRTLQSENMQDSAAATPVPDSPSTSKGRLPHDRVGILEDRIQEDPRGDIPAWLELINEHRNRNRIDSAREVYERFLTAFPFSAEQWVAYATMESELNELYRLEQIFNRTLLTIPDVQLWTVYLDYVRRRNPLTTDTTGQSRRIISSAYDLALQYVGVDKDSGSIWTDYVQFIRSGPGNVGGSGWQDQQKMDLLRKAYQKAICVPTQAVNNLWKEYDQFEMGLNKLTGRKFLQEQSPAYMTARSSYTELQNITRDLNRTTLPRLPPVLGSDGDIEFGQQVDIWKRWIKWEKGDPLVLKEEDQAAFKARVIYVYKQALMALRFLPEIWFEAAEFCFLNDMENEGNEFLKNGIEANPESCLLAFKRADRLEITSESEQDPIKRGAKVREPYDKLLNALYDLIAKARTRESQDVARLEETFAKINPDTQPSKTDDDDDDQSDSKARESMKNAQIEALRNAHAIQIGILSKTVSFAWIALMRAMRRIQGKGKPGEMPGSRQVFADARKRGRITSDVYIASALIEYHCYKDPAATKIFERGAKLFPEDENFALEYLKHLIDINDVINARAVFEMTVRKLASNPENVHKTKPIFAFLHEYESRYGDLVQVINLENRMRELFPEDPTLEQFAHRYSSPAFDPTVVRPIISPSQTRPKTAFPTEQPVSRHGTPSSRYPDASVTNSPKRPLEDFDDEMNRPRKFIRADSPLKTTQRRQLDPPKRTQQVISNQTGSQFRSQGSPAPLPRDIVYLLSIIPSASAYNAGRFSPEKLVDLIRRIDMPTSISQIPLPPSVRGLGFPEMSISLWGRLPSTTWPKTVHPCGKPTFIALSSITRVKCKRFTGWRSPYIRKPSLPPYGTYSPSLAFLISV is encoded by the exons AtggctgaagatgatgctGAGAAGGCCTTTTTCCAGGCCCAGGCAATGAATGCGGACTCCGTGGACTATAAAGCTGTTGAAGATCAGGGCGCTAGTTCAGATTCAGATGATTATGATCCTTCGAAAACACTTCAAGATCAATATTCTGCTTCCATTCTTGATTCTAAGCAAAGTGAAATTGCTCCTTCAAGtgcttctccttcagatCCAAATCCCCCTACACAGTCTATCCCCCCTGAAACAGATCCCAGCCAGCCCGCGGACAGTGCCTACCCTTCCCAGACACCATCCCGAGCTGACTCCCAGGCATCAGTGTCGGCACCTGCGTCGGGTACTTCTGTACCATTGAAGACGAGGACAATTGGGGGCTTTGTGGTTgaggacgaagatgaggatgacgcGGGTGATGCGGATTATGAACCGCCAGCTGTACTAGGTGTCGAGGACATGAATACTATATCTATGAATGTGCCTCAGCAACCCATTTCAGGAAATGCAAATGAAGATACTCCTACCCCTGATGTATCAATGGACGGTGCTGTGCAGGCATCTGCCGACGCAAAGAATTTTCCCAATAGCTCTTATACccctgcttctgctgctgcttctaAAAGCGATACGCCTGCGCTTTTGAGCCAGGACATGTACAACTCACGTACTTTGCAGTCTGAAAATATGCAAGATAGCGCTGCAGCTACTCCCGTTCCTGATTCTCCGTCAACCTCCAAGGGCCGATTGCCTCACGATCGCGTTGGTATTTTGGAGGACAGAATACAAGAAGACCCACGTGGTGACATCCCGGCATGGCTCGAGTTGATTAATGAACACAGAAACCGCAATAGAATCGACAGTGCTCGTGAAGTATACGAGCGTTTCTTGACGGCATTCCCCTTCTCT GCTGAACAGTGGGTGGCATATGCAACCATGGAGTCTGAACTCAACGAGTTGTATCGTCTCGAGCAGATATTCAATAGGACTCTCTTGACTATACCCGACGTCCAGCTCTGGACTGTATATCTGGACTACGTTCGCCGGCGTAACCCTTTGACAACCGATACTACTGGTCAATCAAGGAGGATTATCTCTTCTGCCTATGATCTAGCACTGCAGTATGTCGGTGTAGATAAGGACTCCGGGTCTATCTGGACAGATTATGTCCAGTTCATACGCTCTGGTCCAGGGAACGTCGGTGGTTCTGGGTGGCAGGACCAGCAAAAAATGGATTTGCTGCGCAAGGCTTATCAGAAAGCTATCTGCGTTCCCACTCAAGCTGTCAATAACCTTTGGAAAGAATATGACCAGTTTGAAATGGGTCTAAACAAACTTACG GGACGGAAGTTCCTTCAAGAGCAGTCACCCGCGTACATGACCGCCCGCAGCTCTTATACGGAACTGCAAAATATCACAAGAGACCTGAACCGGACAACCTTACCCAGGCTACCCCCTGTTTTAGGCTCTGATGGTGACATTGAATTCGGGCAACAGGTTGATATCTGGAAGCGCTGGATCAAATGGGAGAAAGGCGACCCACTTGTtctaaaagaagaagaccaggCTGCTTTCAAGGCTCGTGTAATTTATGTGTATAAGCAAGCTCTCATGGCTCTTAGGTTTTTACCAGAGATATGGTTCGAAGCTGCCGAATTCTGCTTCCTAAACGACATGGAGAACGAGGGGAATGAATTTTTGAAGAACGGCATAGAAGCTAACCCCGAGAGTTGTCTTCTTGCGTTCAAGCGTGCTGACCGACTAGAAATCACATCGGAGTCCGAACAAGATCCCATAAAGCGAGGTGCCAAGGTTAGGGAACCTTATGACAAGCTTCTTAACGCGCTTTACGACTTGATCGCCAAAGCACGCACTCGAGAATCTCAAGATGTCGCACGACTTGAGGAAACTTTCGCGAAAATCAACCCGGATACTCAGCCGTCCAAGacagacgatgacgatgacgaccaAAGTGACTCGAAGGCCAGAGAGTCGATGAAGAACGCCCAGATTGAAGCCCTGCGCAATGCACATGCAATACAAATCGGTATCCTTTCTAAAACGGTCTCTTTTGCTTGGATTGCTCTTATGCGCGCAATGCGTCGTATACAAGGCAAGGGTAAACCTGGCGAAATGCCCGGCTCACGACAAGTGTTTGCGGACGCTCGCAAAAGAGGACGTATCACAAGTGATGTCTATATTGCAAGCGCACTTATTGAATATCATTGCTATAAAGACCCGGCTGCAACAAAGATCTTCGAACGGGGTGCCAAGTTATTTCCCGAGGACGAGAATTTTGCGCTCGAATACTTGAAGCACTTGATTGATATTAATGATGTTATCA ACGCTCGTGCAGTCTTTGAGATGACGGTAAGAAAGCTAGCATCTAACCCGGAAAATGTGCACAAGACCAAGCCCATATTTGCGTTCCTTCACGAGTACGAATCTCGATACGGAGATTTAGTCCAAGTTATAAACCTAGAGAATCGGATGCGTGAACTGTTCCCTGAAGACCCGACGTTGGAACAGTTTGCCCATCGATACTCTAGCCCTGCCTTCGACCCTACAGTTGTGCGGCCGATCATCTCTCCCTCCCAGACAAGGCCCAAGACAGCATTCCCAACGGAACAACCCGTGTCTCGTCATGGCACTCCATCTTCGAGGTATCCGGACGCGTCAGTAACAAACTCACCGAAGAGACCGTTGGAAGACTTTGATGACGAAATGAATCGACCACGCAAGTTTATTCGAGCCGACTCCCCACTGAAAACAACCCAGAGACGACAGTTGGATCCGCCAAAACGTACCCAGCAAGTTATCAGTAACCAGACTGGGTCTCAATTCCGGTCACAAGGTTCACCTGCTCCATTGCCTCGTGACATTGTTTATCTCTTGAGCATCATTCCCTCGGCGTCAGCCTACAATGCTGGTCGGTTTTCACCGGAAAAGTTGGTCGACCTTATTAGGAGAATTGATATGCCCACCTCCATCTCACAGATTCCACTTCCACCATCTGTTCGCGGGCTTGGGTTTCCTG AAATGTCGATCTCCCTTTGGGGGCGTTTGCCATCAACCACTTG GCCGAAGACTGTCCATCCATGTGGGAAGCCGACATTCATTGCGTTGTCTTCTATTACCCGAGTCAAGTGTAAACGCTTCACAGGATGGCGTTCTCCCTATATAAGAAaaccctctcttcctccctaTGGAACttactctccttctctcgcCTTTCTCATATCTGTGTGA
- a CDS encoding histone chaperone asf1, with product MSVVSLLGVKIQNNPAPFLAPYQFEITFECLEQLQKDLEWKLTYVGSATSSEYDQELDSLFVGPIPVGVNKFIFEAEAPDLKRIPTSEILGVTVILLTCSYDGREFVRVGYYVNNEYDSEDLSAEPPAKPIIERIRRNILAEKPRVTRFAIKWDSEESAPAEYPPDQPEADILEDDSAAYGAEEAELEAALVRELADAERDVKSEDHEMEGAEPAIKEEEEEDISDAESEDIEDESDDDEEDLDEEEAGDGDEDVEMGDDSEQKDDGPKADSTNQHSHQPEVMVH from the exons ATGTCCGTTGTTTCTCTCCTTGGGGTTAAGATCCAGAACAACCCCGCCCCTTTCCTCGCTCCCTATCAATTCGAAATCACTTTTGAATGTCTTGAGCAGCTGCAAAAAG ACTTGGAATGGAAACTCACCTACGTCGGTTCGGCGACATC GTCCGAATATGACCAAGAGCTTGACTCGCTTTTCGTCGGTCCCATCCCTGTTGGCGTCAACAAGTTCATTTTTGAAGCCGAAGCACCGGACCTTAAGCGGATTCCCACGTCCGAAATTCTTGGCGTCACTGTCATTCTTCTCACCTGTAGCTACGATGGTAGAGAATTCGTCCGTGTTGGTTACTACGTGAACAATGAATACGACTCGGAGGATCTCAGCGCAGAGCCTCCTGCAAAGCCAATCATCGAGCGGATCCGTCGAAACATCCTTGCGGAGAAGCCAAGAGTGACTAGATTCGCAATCAAATG GGACTCGGAAGAATCTGCACCCGCCGAATATCCCCCGGATCAGCCAGAAGCTGATATTCTGGAAGATGACAGTGCTGCCTACGGTGCTGAAGAGGCGGAGCTTGAAGCCGCCCTAGTAAGAGAACTTGCGGATGCAGAGAGAGATGTAAAGAGTGAAGATCATGAGATGGAGGGCGCCGAGCCCGCcatcaaggaggaagaagaagaagatatttCTGACGCTGAAAgtgaagatattgaagatgaaagcgacgacgatgaggaggatctcgacgaagaagaggctggtgatggcgatgaggaCGTCGAGATGGGTGACGACTCCGAACAGAAAGACGATGGCCCCAAGGCTGATTCTACAAATCAGCATTCTCACCAGCCAGAGGTCATGGTTCACTAG
- a CDS encoding uncharacterized protein (expressed protein), translated as MRKSSLLLLRPFSRGLVPDQASLPYFYRQKPRAVSPTTFKSILSTMNPTGVLYEPIEEVERMEYYWAGGYHLVAIGDRFHNRYRVVHKLGHGTYSTIWLARDERSHRYVTVKICTADSNSLEIDVLDKLSKPQQLLDLGRTMIPSIFDRFNIQGPNGNHLCLVTNPARMSLSDAKNGSWISLVQLEVARALTVQLMIAI; from the coding sequence ATGAGAAAATCAAGCCTTTTGCTCCTTAGGCCCTTCTCTCGTGGTCTCGTTCCTGATCAGGCAAGCCTGCCATACTTTTACCGTCAAAAACCCCGTGCAGTCTCCCCAACTACATTCAAATCAATTCTTTCGACCATGAATCCGACTGGTGTCTTATACGAGCCTattgaagaggttgagagAATGGAATATTACTGGGCTGGGGGCTATCACCTGGTAGCAATTGGGGATCGTTTCCACAATCGCTACCGGGTAGTCCATAAGCTCGGCCATGGTACATACTCAACAATTTGGTTGGCCCGAGATGAGAGGTCCCATAGATATGTCACAGTCAAAATCTGTACTGCTGATTCGAACTCCCTCGAGATTGATGTACTGGACAAACTGTCTAAACCCCAACAATTACTAGACTTGGGCAGAACGATGATCCCTTCAATCTTTgatagatttaatattcAAGGCCCTAATGGCAACCATCTCTGCTTGGTGACTAATCCAGCAAGAATGAGCCTTTCTGATGCGAAGAATGGATCATGGATCAGTCTTGTTCAGCTTGAGGTGGCCCGAGCGCTAACGGTGCAGCTCATGATTGCGATTTAG